A genomic segment from Nicotiana tabacum cultivar K326 chromosome 7, ASM71507v2, whole genome shotgun sequence encodes:
- the LOC107765090 gene encoding pentatricopeptide repeat-containing protein At4g01990, mitochondrial-like isoform X1 yields MMNRATCLRLLRSTTTCRRWFSTEMEVAAATATVSTPAITQNNRRNAGRRRLSDLMNRADPNKTKFTDALNKLHNEGKPLRKVEIIDCLSHLRRSNRFDLALQLSKWMEISKITISDADRAIRIDLLAKTEGADSAEKYFDSLQESEKTSKTYGAILWCYCRQKKLDKALKLFEEMKELNFASTLNYNNVISLYLSNGQPEKVPPLVQEMEQTNIAADLYTYNQLMTSYVSVKDIVSVEDVLDKMEKNQVKLDWFTYGNLAGMYINTGDLDKANGILQKMEKLEDINDREAFHTLITLYQKTSNSSGVNHAWESLKSVVPTPSKVSYLIVLVALSKVGDLENLEKCFREWDTGCRHEIRISNVMIESYLKRNMIEEANSVYENVLKQGVEPNLRTFGAFTNYYIKNTQIDLALKYLEMGASKKANPEKRCWFPVDETIKMFLAYFEDNNDPVRVKTFCEIMKKINRLDSTVHDSLLSKSSAASEVEL; encoded by the exons ATGATGAACAGAGCTACCTGTTTGAGGCTTCTTCGATCAACGACGACGTGTCGCCGATGGTTCTCTACAGAAATGGAGGTGGCAGCGGCGACGGCGACGGTATCAACGCCGGCCATCACTCAAAACAACCGAAGAAATGCGGGTCGCCGGAGATTATCGGACCTTATGAACAGAGCAGACCCGAATAAAACCAAATTTACAGATGCTCTGAATAAATTGCATAACGAAGGGAAACCTTTAAGAAAGGTAGAGATTATTGACTGCCTTAGCCATCTCCGTAGAAGCAATAGGTTTGATCTTGCCCTTCAG CTGTCTAAATGGATGGAAATCAGCAAAATTACGATCAGCGATGCCGACCGTGCAATACGGATAGACCTTCTGGCCAAGACAGAGGGCGCAGATTCAGCCGAAAAGTATTTTGACAGCCTGCAAGAATCTGAAAAAACTAGTAAAACCTATGGAGCAATTCTCTGGTGTTATTGCAGGCAGAAAAAGTTGGAtaaagctttgaagctttttgaggaGATGAAAGAGCTCAATTTTGCATCTACCTTAAATTATAACAATGTGATATCTCTTTATTTAAGCAATGGCCAGCCTGAAAAAGTCCCTCCACTGGTTCAAGAAATGGAGCAGACAAATATTGCAGCTGATTTATATACCTATAATCAGTTGATGACCAGCTATGTTTCGGTAAAGGATATAGTATCAGTTGAGGATGTTCTTGATAAGATGGAAAAGAATCAGGTAAAGTTGGACTGGTTTACGTATGGAAACCTAGCTGGCATGTATATCAATACTGGCGACCTTGATAAGGCGAATGGTATTCTTCAAAAGATGGAGAAATTAGAAGATATAAATGACCGTGAGGCATTCCACACCCTAATCACGTTGTATCAAAAAACATCTAATTCATCAGGAGTCAATCATGCATGGGAATCATTGAAGTCCGTTGTTCCAACTCCCAGTAAGGTGAGCTATCTCATCGTGCTTGTGGCTTTATCCAAAGTAGGGGATTTGGAAAACCTTGAGAAGTGTTTTAGAGAATGGGACACAGGCTGTAGACATGAAATCAGAATTTCAAATGTGATGATAGAGTCCTACCTCAAAAGAAATATGATTGAAGAAGCAAATTCGGTTTATGAGAATGTGTTGAAACAAGGTGTTGAACCCAACTTAAGGACTTTTGGTGCATTCacaaattactatataaaaaataCTCAGATAGATTTGGCTCTGAAGTATTTGGAGATGGGTGCCAGCAAAAAGGCAAATCCCGAGAAACGTTGTTGGTTCCCTGTGGATGAAACCATCAAGATGTTTCTAGCATACTTCGAGGATAATAATGACCCTGTCAGAGTTAAGACATTCTGCGAGATTATGAAGAAGATTAATCGTCTTGATTCCACTGTACATGACTCTCTTCTAAGCAAAAGCTCTGCAGCCTCTGAAGTGGAATTATGA
- the LOC107765090 gene encoding pentatricopeptide repeat-containing protein At4g01990, mitochondrial-like isoform X2 — protein sequence MMNRATCLRLLRSTTTCRRWFSTEMEVAAATATVSTPAITQNNRRNAGRRRLSDLMNRADPNKTKFTDALNKLHNEGKPLRKLSKWMEISKITISDADRAIRIDLLAKTEGADSAEKYFDSLQESEKTSKTYGAILWCYCRQKKLDKALKLFEEMKELNFASTLNYNNVISLYLSNGQPEKVPPLVQEMEQTNIAADLYTYNQLMTSYVSVKDIVSVEDVLDKMEKNQVKLDWFTYGNLAGMYINTGDLDKANGILQKMEKLEDINDREAFHTLITLYQKTSNSSGVNHAWESLKSVVPTPSKVSYLIVLVALSKVGDLENLEKCFREWDTGCRHEIRISNVMIESYLKRNMIEEANSVYENVLKQGVEPNLRTFGAFTNYYIKNTQIDLALKYLEMGASKKANPEKRCWFPVDETIKMFLAYFEDNNDPVRVKTFCEIMKKINRLDSTVHDSLLSKSSAASEVEL from the exons ATGATGAACAGAGCTACCTGTTTGAGGCTTCTTCGATCAACGACGACGTGTCGCCGATGGTTCTCTACAGAAATGGAGGTGGCAGCGGCGACGGCGACGGTATCAACGCCGGCCATCACTCAAAACAACCGAAGAAATGCGGGTCGCCGGAGATTATCGGACCTTATGAACAGAGCAGACCCGAATAAAACCAAATTTACAGATGCTCTGAATAAATTGCATAACGAAGGGAAACCTTTAAGAAAG CTGTCTAAATGGATGGAAATCAGCAAAATTACGATCAGCGATGCCGACCGTGCAATACGGATAGACCTTCTGGCCAAGACAGAGGGCGCAGATTCAGCCGAAAAGTATTTTGACAGCCTGCAAGAATCTGAAAAAACTAGTAAAACCTATGGAGCAATTCTCTGGTGTTATTGCAGGCAGAAAAAGTTGGAtaaagctttgaagctttttgaggaGATGAAAGAGCTCAATTTTGCATCTACCTTAAATTATAACAATGTGATATCTCTTTATTTAAGCAATGGCCAGCCTGAAAAAGTCCCTCCACTGGTTCAAGAAATGGAGCAGACAAATATTGCAGCTGATTTATATACCTATAATCAGTTGATGACCAGCTATGTTTCGGTAAAGGATATAGTATCAGTTGAGGATGTTCTTGATAAGATGGAAAAGAATCAGGTAAAGTTGGACTGGTTTACGTATGGAAACCTAGCTGGCATGTATATCAATACTGGCGACCTTGATAAGGCGAATGGTATTCTTCAAAAGATGGAGAAATTAGAAGATATAAATGACCGTGAGGCATTCCACACCCTAATCACGTTGTATCAAAAAACATCTAATTCATCAGGAGTCAATCATGCATGGGAATCATTGAAGTCCGTTGTTCCAACTCCCAGTAAGGTGAGCTATCTCATCGTGCTTGTGGCTTTATCCAAAGTAGGGGATTTGGAAAACCTTGAGAAGTGTTTTAGAGAATGGGACACAGGCTGTAGACATGAAATCAGAATTTCAAATGTGATGATAGAGTCCTACCTCAAAAGAAATATGATTGAAGAAGCAAATTCGGTTTATGAGAATGTGTTGAAACAAGGTGTTGAACCCAACTTAAGGACTTTTGGTGCATTCacaaattactatataaaaaataCTCAGATAGATTTGGCTCTGAAGTATTTGGAGATGGGTGCCAGCAAAAAGGCAAATCCCGAGAAACGTTGTTGGTTCCCTGTGGATGAAACCATCAAGATGTTTCTAGCATACTTCGAGGATAATAATGACCCTGTCAGAGTTAAGACATTCTGCGAGATTATGAAGAAGATTAATCGTCTTGATTCCACTGTACATGACTCTCTTCTAAGCAAAAGCTCTGCAGCCTCTGAAGTGGAATTATGA
- the LOC142162276 gene encoding zinc finger BED domain-containing protein DAYSLEEPER-like — protein sequence MYVDDHKYQKYCREISALRGNPFADDWKNVKAFIKFLNIFYQTTLKFSGSLYATSNSFFQEFFNHRNAIIKHTKSDDRTLNDMAGRMKSKLEKYWGKFEDMNMLLLVAVVLDPRYKMKYVNFILTDAFGSLLGRLKSEDVIKDFNILAWWKVSSSKYTIVSKIARGVLSIPISTVASESAFSTSGRILYFYRSYLSPKTVEALICTQQWIRSPSKEYKFEDMLEEVQKIEQIEEEYVDSPLRID from the exons ATGTATGTGGATGACCATAAATATCAAAAGTATTGTCGAGAAATAAGCGCTTTAAGAGGAAATCCATTTGCAGACGACTGGAAGAATGTGAAAGCTTTTATCAAGTTTCTTAACATTTTCTATCAGACAACTTTAAAATTTTCAGGCAGTTTATATGCTACTTCCAACTCTTTCTTCCAAGAATTTTTCAATCATCGAAATGCTATTATAAAGCATACCAAAAGCGATGATCGTACTTTGAATGATATGGCAGGAAGAATGAAAAGTAAGCTTGAGAAATATTGGGGTAAGTTTGAGGATATGAATATGTTATTGCTTGTTGCTGTTGTGTTAGATCCTAGATACAAGATGAAGTATGTGAACTTCATTCTTACTGATGCATTTGGTtctttgttgggaagattgaagtCCGAAGATGTG ATCAAGGATTTTAATATCTTGGCATGGTGGAAAGTTTCATCTAGTAAATATACAATTGTTTCAAAGATTGCAAGGGGTGTTCTTTCTATTCCTATTTCTACTGTTGCATCGGAGTCTGCTTTTAGTACAAGTGGtcgaattttatatttttataggaGTTATTTATCACCAAAAACAGTGGAAGCACTTATTTGTACTCAACAATGGATACGATCGCCTTCCAAGGAATATAAGTTTGAAGACATGTTAGAGGAAGTCCAGAAAATTGAGCAAATTGAAGAAG aATATGTAGACTCACCTTTGAGGATTGATTAG